The following proteins are co-located in the Terriglobia bacterium genome:
- a CDS encoding NAD-dependent epimerase/dehydratase family protein, producing MAPKTVLITGATGFLGKHLVERLRAEPDSLRLRVFCRGLSPWEQDPAVEVVHGDIVNRQQVQHAAKGVSEIYHLAGIVSRDSKDQELLYETHIEGTRNVCEAALEYQVSKIVMVSSSGTIAVGTTPAVYDETSGYKNEVLAEWPYYLSKIFSEKLALDYHARSGLNVVIANPSLLLGVGDERNSSTRDVALFLQGEIKAIPKGGLNFVDVRDVARGLMLAMDKGKPGERYLMGNVNWTFRQLIEKVAEISGKAPPSMEPPFEVSLWGARAMRVIYPLLGKKIELDDASVKMSAHYWYCDSTKARTELGFQTRDPEETLKETVEDVHLRLYRSGRLPPVV from the coding sequence ATGGCGCCGAAAACCGTTCTCATCACCGGAGCGACAGGATTTCTCGGCAAGCATCTGGTGGAGCGACTGAGGGCAGAACCAGACTCCCTGCGGCTGCGGGTGTTTTGCCGCGGCCTGTCACCCTGGGAACAGGATCCGGCCGTGGAAGTGGTCCACGGCGACATCGTAAATCGCCAGCAGGTACAGCATGCGGCGAAGGGCGTCTCCGAGATCTATCACCTGGCGGGAATCGTCTCGCGCGACTCGAAGGACCAGGAACTCCTTTATGAGACGCATATTGAAGGAACCCGAAACGTCTGCGAGGCCGCCCTGGAATATCAGGTAAGCAAGATCGTGATGGTATCCAGTTCAGGCACCATCGCCGTCGGCACAACTCCGGCGGTCTATGATGAAACATCCGGCTATAAGAATGAAGTGCTCGCCGAATGGCCATACTATCTGAGCAAGATTTTTTCCGAAAAGCTGGCGCTTGATTACCATGCCCGCAGCGGACTGAACGTGGTCATCGCCAACCCCAGCCTGCTACTTGGTGTTGGCGATGAGCGCAATTCTTCCACCCGCGACGTGGCGCTTTTTCTCCAGGGCGAAATCAAGGCGATTCCCAAAGGCGGGCTCAATTTTGTGGATGTCCGCGACGTTGCCCGCGGATTGATGCTGGCCATGGACAAAGGAAAGCCCGGCGAGCGATACCTGATGGGCAACGTCAACTGGACTTTCCGGCAGTTGATTGAAAAGGTGGCGGAAATCTCCGGCAAAGCCCCGCCCTCGATGGAGCCGCCCTTCGAGGTTTCACTGTGGGGCGCGCGCGCGATGCGGGTAATCTATCCGCTGCTGGGAAAGAAAATCGAGCTGGACGACGCCTCCGTCAAAATGTCAGCGCATTACTGGTATTGCGATTCCACCAAAGCCCGCACGGAGCTCGGCTTCCAGACGCGCGACCCGGAAGAAACGCTCAAGGAAACCGTCGAGGATGTTCACCTGCGCCTCTATCGAAGCGGCCGACTCCCTCCCGTCGTATGA
- a CDS encoding lactate racemase domain-containing protein — MSDNAGNHHPAGPPAFEFGDPTPNAVGRNAVVSHEDCVVQLEGRSAERLMWYGEDLLSVRMPAGTRVLYPNPTIAGLKDRHAAIQYAIDHPEQMEPLSALLRPGMKVTIAIDDISLPLPKMKRPDVRESVLTVVLKLLAQKGVEDIHIIVATSYHRRMTAAEIRRAVGNRIFSSFYPDRLYNHDGDAPDGMVDLGTTEIGERVRINRRAAESDLLIYSNINLVPMDGGSKSVSVGLCDYATLQAHHTPQTILASNSYFDHTRSAMNPSCDRIMEVINRHLKVFHIETVLNNRMFEPAMAFFTKNEDSWTGVDRAMFEATRKGLGMLPRAAKRKTLFAIPAPYQMIAVHAGATLPTHAKTLAYCYAQYCTPLDGQSDVVVYGIPFVSPYNVNSILNPLLVQVMALGYFHNMYRGMPVVKKNGVLIITHPLYNEFDPLHHPSYIEFFNRILPETRNSMELQRKYEEQFARDPDYIRMYRTGHAYHGVHPFYMWYWGENGRAHTGKVIVVGAESRRAAKIMGWDTAQNMKEALDMAQSHVGRKPSTTMMHFAPILMADVQGTPGSI; from the coding sequence ATGTCAGACAACGCCGGGAACCATCACCCGGCGGGGCCGCCGGCGTTTGAGTTCGGCGATCCCACACCCAACGCGGTAGGGCGCAATGCGGTGGTTTCGCACGAGGACTGCGTCGTGCAACTCGAGGGCCGCTCGGCTGAGCGCCTGATGTGGTATGGCGAGGACCTTCTGTCCGTCAGGATGCCGGCGGGCACAAGGGTCCTCTACCCCAATCCCACTATTGCCGGCCTTAAGGACCGCCACGCCGCCATCCAATATGCCATTGACCATCCTGAGCAGATGGAGCCTCTCTCGGCGCTGCTGCGGCCGGGGATGAAAGTTACCATCGCCATCGATGACATTTCCCTGCCCCTGCCGAAAATGAAGCGGCCGGACGTCCGCGAATCCGTCCTGACCGTCGTGCTGAAACTGCTTGCCCAGAAAGGTGTCGAGGACATCCACATTATCGTGGCAACTTCCTACCACCGGCGCATGACGGCTGCCGAAATCCGTCGCGCTGTCGGCAACCGGATCTTTTCAAGCTTTTACCCCGACCGGCTCTACAACCACGACGGCGACGCTCCGGACGGCATGGTGGACCTGGGGACCACTGAAATCGGCGAAAGAGTCCGCATCAACCGCCGGGCGGCGGAATCCGACCTGCTGATTTACTCCAACATCAACCTCGTTCCCATGGATGGCGGAAGCAAGTCCGTCAGCGTGGGGCTGTGCGACTACGCTACACTGCAGGCCCATCACACGCCGCAGACCATCCTGGCCAGCAATTCCTATTTTGATCATACGCGGTCTGCCATGAACCCCTCCTGTGATCGCATCATGGAAGTGATCAATCGCCACCTGAAGGTCTTCCATATTGAGACGGTGCTCAACAACCGCATGTTCGAGCCTGCTATGGCGTTTTTCACGAAGAACGAAGACTCCTGGACGGGCGTCGATCGCGCCATGTTTGAAGCCACGCGCAAGGGCCTGGGCATGCTTCCCCGGGCGGCCAAGCGGAAAACCCTGTTTGCCATTCCGGCGCCCTATCAGATGATCGCCGTCCATGCCGGCGCCACGCTGCCCACTCATGCGAAAACCCTGGCCTACTGTTACGCGCAGTATTGCACGCCGCTCGATGGGCAGTCGGACGTGGTGGTCTACGGCATTCCTTTCGTTTCTCCATATAACGTGAATTCGATTCTGAATCCTCTGCTGGTGCAGGTGATGGCGCTTGGATACTTCCACAACATGTACCGCGGCATGCCGGTGGTAAAGAAGAACGGCGTGCTGATCATCACTCATCCGCTCTACAATGAATTTGACCCGCTGCACCATCCTTCTTACATCGAGTTCTTCAATCGAATTCTGCCGGAGACGCGAAATTCAATGGAATTGCAGCGGAAATACGAAGAACAGTTTGCCCGCGATCCGGACTACATCCGCATGTACCGCACCGGCCACGCCTACCACGGCGTGCATCCGTTCTACATGTGGTACTGGGGAGAAAACGGGCGCGCGCACACGGGTAAGGTAATCGTGGTGGGAGCGGAATCGAGACGGGCGGCCAAAATCATGGGATGGGACACCGCCCAGAACATGAAAGAGGCGCTCGATATGGCACAGAGCCATGTGGGCCGCAAACCCAGCACCACCATGATGCACTTTGCGCCCATCCTGATGGCCGATGTGCAGGGAACGCCCGGGAGCATCTGA
- a CDS encoding HAD family phosphatase, with the protein MNTNQRLAFYDFDGTLTSGNIVRRYAYFTLHQPSKARAALKFAKLLLSVPSWLALESRSRRRFNEVFFREYRGMHEQVLRGQSRQLFDEEILPSIYPDALLLLEEDRRQGYLPVLVSGELDVALDEVIRYLGFQSVISNRLVFSDGTATGEVEAPLIAEEEKVRAMERLCRQYATEMKQCKAYSDSFSDLSMLEAVGIPVAVNPDRRLKRVALERAWTILDLKRGFDVRQRREPSPGGAAGV; encoded by the coding sequence ATGAACACCAATCAACGGCTGGCTTTTTATGATTTCGATGGGACCCTGACTTCGGGCAACATCGTCCGAAGATACGCCTACTTCACCCTGCACCAGCCGTCGAAAGCCCGGGCGGCGTTGAAATTCGCCAAGCTGCTGCTGAGCGTTCCGTCATGGCTGGCCCTGGAGTCGCGTTCCAGGCGGCGCTTCAACGAAGTCTTTTTTCGCGAATATCGCGGCATGCACGAGCAGGTGCTGCGGGGCCAGTCGCGGCAGCTTTTTGATGAAGAAATCCTGCCGTCCATCTATCCGGACGCGCTGCTGCTGCTCGAGGAAGACCGCAGGCAAGGATACCTGCCGGTGCTGGTGTCCGGCGAACTGGATGTTGCTCTGGACGAGGTAATCCGGTACCTTGGTTTCCAATCTGTGATCTCGAACCGCCTGGTTTTCAGCGACGGGACCGCAACCGGGGAAGTGGAAGCTCCGCTGATCGCCGAGGAAGAAAAGGTCCGTGCCATGGAAAGGCTGTGCAGGCAGTATGCAACGGAAATGAAACAGTGCAAGGCTTACTCGGATAGTTTTTCAGATTTGTCGATGCTGGAAGCTGTGGGCATTCCGGTCGCCGTCAATCCTGACCGCAGGCTCAAGCGTGTGGCCCTGGAGCGTGCCTGGACCATTCTGGACTTAAAGAGAGGCTTCGATGTCAGACAACGCCGGGAACCATCACCCGGCGGGGCCGCCGGCGTTTGA
- a CDS encoding glycerol-3-phosphate acyltransferase, which yields MPASTLGIIVRFIVCFFVGSIPFAVLSMAGSGINIRSVGSGNPGFNNVLRVNKWRAVLTLIGDMGKGYIAVWLASHGAHGVALGWLFGFGAILGHCFSPFLKFNGGKGIATSAGVMLWLYPLWAAVALAFFVIMRLISSRLKWPEAGATASLSTWVLFVILMLAFVSPQDALYAALLTLFLGWRHKKNFQNLLAHRSSRRRAASMKIPES from the coding sequence ATGCCTGCGAGCACGTTGGGAATCATTGTCCGGTTCATTGTCTGCTTTTTCGTGGGATCCATACCCTTTGCAGTGCTGTCCATGGCGGGCAGCGGCATCAACATCCGTTCCGTGGGCTCGGGGAATCCCGGCTTCAACAATGTCCTGCGCGTGAACAAGTGGCGCGCAGTGCTGACGCTGATCGGCGACATGGGTAAGGGGTATATTGCTGTATGGCTGGCCAGCCATGGGGCGCATGGGGTGGCGCTGGGCTGGCTGTTCGGCTTCGGAGCCATTCTGGGGCACTGTTTCTCGCCTTTTTTGAAATTTAATGGAGGCAAGGGAATTGCGACTTCGGCTGGCGTGATGCTGTGGCTTTATCCCTTGTGGGCTGCTGTGGCCCTGGCTTTTTTTGTGATCATGCGATTGATCAGCAGCCGCCTGAAGTGGCCTGAAGCGGGCGCGACCGCTTCCCTCAGCACCTGGGTGCTGTTCGTGATCCTGATGCTCGCCTTCGTCAGCCCGCAGGATGCACTCTACGCCGCTTTACTGACGCTGTTTCTCGGGTGGAGGCACAAGAAGAATTTTCAGAACCTCCTGGCCCATCGCAGCTCTCGAAGGCGGGCCGCATCGATGAAGATTCCCGAATCATGA